One stretch of Solenopsis invicta isolate M01_SB chromosome 16, UNIL_Sinv_3.0, whole genome shotgun sequence DNA includes these proteins:
- the LOC113002876 gene encoding uncharacterized protein LOC113002876 isoform X4, with protein sequence MTVTKSGSLVASRNGRGDGFVGWPVSVLLAMAASSTNGVIDLLEKLLKVLKEEHVFDRSDDQPVVRFRYPAYLQRPFPIPEGETIG encoded by the exons ATGACTGTGACAAAGAGCGGTTCGCTAGTGGCAAGTCGAAATGGAAGGGGCGATGGATTTGTTGGCTGGCCGGTCAGTGTACTCTTAGCGATGGCTGCATCAAGTACCAACGGCGTCATCGATCTATTGGAGAAGCTTCTGAAGGTCCTCAAAGAGGAACATGTATTCGATCGATCTGACGATCAACCTGTCGTACGATTCCGTTATCCCGCATATTTACag agACCATTTCCGATACCTGAAGGAGAAACGATTGGATAA
- the LOC113002876 gene encoding uncharacterized protein LOC113002876 isoform X3, with product MTVTKSGSLVASRNGRGDGFVGWPVSVLLAMAASSTNGVIDLLEKLLKVLKEEHVFDRSDDQPVVRFRYPAYLQIIFLQLDFESITLFGLGLGLSPR from the exons ATGACTGTGACAAAGAGCGGTTCGCTAGTGGCAAGTCGAAATGGAAGGGGCGATGGATTTGTTGGCTGGCCGGTCAGTGTACTCTTAGCGATGGCTGCATCAAGTACCAACGGCGTCATCGATCTATTGGAGAAGCTTCTGAAGGTCCTCAAAGAGGAACATGTATTCGATCGATCTGACGATCAACCTGTCGTACGATTCCGTTATCCCGCATATTTACag ATCATATTTCTCCAGCTGGACTTTGAAAGTATTACTCTATTTGGTCTTGGCCTTGGCCTTAGCCCAAGATGA
- the LOC113002876 gene encoding uncharacterized protein LOC113002876 isoform X1 — MYLLLFALSRLSDFLGDGRMFERRFGQYTLLREIVNTRHYTKNSSVYFDRRIGSLLVISANGSYFSSWTLKVLLYLVLALALAQDETKGIVVYQGYGHFEHSSIPISIYGAPTSLPEVTHFSLQPNLGLGLSFAHLLNTFLTIAKLILNFVILKTIIKFIAVMCSVYDFF; from the exons ATGTATCTATTATTGTTTGCTCTCTCGCGTTTATCTGACTTCCTCGGCGATGGTAGGATGTTCGAACGAAGATTTGGTCAGTATACGTTATTGCGTGAGATCGTAAACACGCGGCATTACACGAAAAATTCAAGCGTATACTTTGACAGGCGAATTGGTTCACTGCTTGTAATCAGTGCCAATGG ATCATATTTCTCCAGCTGGACTTTGAAAGTATTACTCTATTTGGTCTTGGCCTTGGCCTTAGCCCAAGATGAGACGAAAGGTATCGTCGTCTACCAAG GATACGGTCATTTTGAACATTCTTCGATTCCTATTTCCATTTACGGTGCGCCCACTTCCCTTCCGGAAGTGACACACTTTTCCCTCCAGCCCAACCTCGGTCTAGGACTCTCGTTTGCTCACCTACTAAACACATTCCTAACCATTGcaaaacttatattaaattttgtgatCTTAAAGACgatcataaaatttattgcggTAATGTGCTCggtatacgattttttttaa
- the LOC113002876 gene encoding uncharacterized protein LOC113002876 isoform X2 → MYLLLFALSRLSDFLGDGRMFERRFGQYTLLREIVNTRHYTKNSSVYFDRRIGSLLVISANGSYFSSWTLKVLLYLVLALALAQDETKGYGHFEHSSIPISIYGAPTSLPEVTHFSLQPNLGLGLSFAHLLNTFLTIAKLILNFVILKTIIKFIAVMCSVYDFF, encoded by the exons ATGTATCTATTATTGTTTGCTCTCTCGCGTTTATCTGACTTCCTCGGCGATGGTAGGATGTTCGAACGAAGATTTGGTCAGTATACGTTATTGCGTGAGATCGTAAACACGCGGCATTACACGAAAAATTCAAGCGTATACTTTGACAGGCGAATTGGTTCACTGCTTGTAATCAGTGCCAATGG ATCATATTTCTCCAGCTGGACTTTGAAAGTATTACTCTATTTGGTCTTGGCCTTGGCCTTAGCCCAAGATGAGACGAAAG GATACGGTCATTTTGAACATTCTTCGATTCCTATTTCCATTTACGGTGCGCCCACTTCCCTTCCGGAAGTGACACACTTTTCCCTCCAGCCCAACCTCGGTCTAGGACTCTCGTTTGCTCACCTACTAAACACATTCCTAACCATTGcaaaacttatattaaattttgtgatCTTAAAGACgatcataaaatttattgcggTAATGTGCTCggtatacgattttttttaa
- the LOC105206506 gene encoding uncharacterized protein LOC105206506 yields the protein MFAFCEETYAFPDDTKIDTKDIKEPKDIKEAATASKDVKDAIKAAKEAKKNKKDCARDCGTDYDPVCAHDPTDASFKPRIFGTQCALDIHNCEMGTKLAVKSKGECPGSGGARLS from the exons ATGTTCGCGTTTTGCGAGGAAACGTACGCTTTTCCCGACGATACAAAAATCGACACCAAGGATATAAAGGAGCCGAAAGATATCAAAGAAGCGGCGACCGCGTCGAAAGACGTAAAGGACGCCATCAAGGCGGCTAAGGAAgcgaagaagaataaaaaagattgcGCGCGGGATTGCGGAACCGATTATGATCCTGTTTGCGCTCATGATCCTACCGACGCCAGCTTTAAGCCGAGAATCTTTGGCACGCAGTGCGCTCTGGATATTCACAACTGCGAAATGGGCACGA AATTGGCCGTGAAGAGCAAAGGCGAGTGCCCTGGATCCGGTGGAGCAAGACTATCCTAA
- the LOC105193138 gene encoding LOW QUALITY PROTEIN: leucine-rich repeat-containing protein 15-like (The sequence of the model RefSeq protein was modified relative to this genomic sequence to represent the inferred CDS: deleted 3 bases in 2 codons): MRLLRTVCDMTDLFLKIYCAIVFFSLCKTNAYCLVSHTCTANTQISTDTDYSSTPPEESMSIFEEMENRLSSLERRLRAIEHPVWQIGLKEEDWEVCTAGPCKCVPEMKSVSCWRYNLLDLPASQLVPADVLRLDLGGNRLSALHRDTFRNMTQLHHLDLSSNLVEHLAPSLFLSLHGIANVRLSNNLLKEIQPNQFFGLWDLQILDLSSNRLCTLPEDLFLSNSHLVLLDLSFNRISLLPPGAFDGLGNLDELLLNKNRLAQLPGRIFRDTKKLRRLALEENRLKELPNGIFENLTSLKELNMRTLNMRLTEVPKELFVTLSQLEILELSSNKISRIDAKAFYGTTALRELRLGHNHIKHLSPGLFNNSVSLERLILYDNRIKILTRGVFRGLYNLTSLFLQSNRLRILQSGVFKDTPNLRKLQLESNDLSFLPAGRLV, from the exons ATGCGTCTACTCCGAACTGTCTGTGACATGACCGACTTATTCTTAAAGATTTACTGTGCAATTGTCTTCTTTTCATTGTGCAAGACAAACGCGTATTGCCTCGTCTCGCATACCTGCACCGCGAACACGCAAATTTCTACAG ATACGGATTATTCATCGACGCCCCCGGAAGAATCGATGTCGATCTTCGAGGAGATGGAGAACCGACTCTCGAGCCTGGAACGCAGATTGCGAGCGATCGAACATCCGG TTTGGCAAATCGGTCTGAAAGAGGAGGATTGGGAGGTATGTACCGCAGGACCCTGCAAATGCGTACCGGAAATGAAATCGGTGTCCTGCTGGAGATACAATCTGCTGGATTTACCCGCGTCGCAATTGGTGCCCGCCGATGTGCTGCGGCT GGATCTCGGAGGTAATCGGCTCAGCGCCCTGCACAGAGACACGTTTAGAAATATGACGCAGTTGCACCATCT AGACTTGAGTAGCAATCTAGTCGAGCATTTGGCGCCGAGCCTGTTCTTATCGCTGCACGGTATCGCAAATGTCAGGTTGAGCAACAATCTCTTGAAGGAAATACAACCCAATCAGTTTTTTGGATTATGGGATCTTCAAATACT CGATCTGTCATCGAATAGACTTTGTACTTTGCCGGAA GATCTTTTTTTGAGTAATAGTCACTTGGTCCTATTGGATCTCTCTTTCAATCGCATTTCATTATTACCTCCTGGTGCATTTGATGGTCTTGGAAATCTCGATGAACTGTTGTTGAATAAAAATCGACTAGCTCAATTACCCGGTCGAATTTTTCGGGACACCAAAAAACTCAGACGCCTCGCACTTGAAGAAAATCGTTTGAAAGAACTGCCTAACGGTATATTTGAAAATCTGACGTCGCTCAAAGAGTTAAATATGCGG ACATTAAATATGCGATTGACGGAGGTGCCCAAAGAATTGTTCGTGACCCTGTCACAACTGGAAATTCTAGAATTATCAAGCAATAAAATATCtcgt ATTGACGCAAAAGCCTTTTACGGTACGACAGCGCTTCGAGAACTTCGACTAGGACATAATCATATAAAACACTTGTCACCTGGATTATTCAACAATTCTGTATCCTTGGAACGTCTCATTCTCTATGACAATCGTATAAAAATCCTAACAAGAGGTGTTTTTCGCGGCTTGTACAATCTTACTTCTCTTTTTCTGCAATCCAATCGATTGAGGATACTACAATCAGGAGTTTTCAAGGACACGCCGAACTTACGAAAGCT GCAACTGGAGTCGAATGACCTCTCTTTCTTGCCAGCTGGTAGGctggtataa
- the LOC105193110 gene encoding tektin-3-like — translation MERVVGPPVPGGVRELCKTSRSHPWRPTLRYEIVEANPLPAQPITNLLVDASRMSRGLATEPLKFPNLVTGFDRNPSHAARAALYTRYTPCEWVRNQIELHNEANANRNYSEKLRKKTTCLVGEIDEKIQKGQRKSGERIMDITFWRNDIVSELERLIVENDKLQECRRNSQIVIQNLEAQLHIAQECLYHRESRKGIDLVHDEVEKALLKEVEIVRNCETKLKQFVDNCANQLTNGRSIQHQLQIHVQKKETLGIDNVYQQMNNCSGLQRYDDVERYEPRTEAWAEASNSIVKKSQVERAKSHKLRSDIDSAINVIGCEIFEAWTETNKALDRRAAEMLEAKEKLQTHLHKILEEIYNAEKSIVLMQKTIADKIPKLKVTHTRLEIRTHRPEIELCKDEAQLRMLKEVEDINKIMYNMNMKLQQTEAQHQQLLRTKSNLESNLKSKTDALFIDKEKCMGLRRSCPIFSTIKR, via the exons ATGGAGCGGGTCGTTGGTCCTCCGGTTCCAGGCGGAGTCAGAGAATTATGCAAAACCTCGAGGTCGCATCCTTGGCGTCCTACTTTGAGATACGAAATCGTAGAAGCTAATCCCTT gCCTGCGCAGCCCATAACAAATCTGCTGGTAGACGCCAGTCGCATGTCACGCGGACTGGCGACGGAGCCGTTGAAGTTCCCGAATTTGGTAACCGGTTTTGATCGCAATCCTTCGCACGCGGCGCGTGCCGCGCTTTACACGCGATATACACCGTGTGAATGGGTACGAAATCAAATCGAGCTCCACAATGAGGCGAATGCTAACAGGAACTATTCCGAAAAATTGCGCAAGAAGACTACATGTTTAGTAGG AGAAATCGATGAAAAGATACAAAAAGGACAAAGGAAGAGCGGGGAAAGAATCATGGACATTACTTTCTGGCGGAATGATATAGTTTCGGAATTAGAAAGATTAATTGTAGAAAACGATAAACTACAGGAATGTCGACGTAATTCGCAAATTGTAATCCAAAATCTCGAAGCACAGCTACACATCGCGCAAGAATGTCTTTATCATCGGGAATCAAGAAAAG GTATTGATTTGGTTCATGATGAGGTCGAAAAAGCTCTGCTGAAGGAAGTGGAGATTGTGAGAAATTGTGAGACGAAATTAAAACAGTTCGTGGATAATTGTGCCAATCAG TTAACAAACGGCAGAAGCATACAACATCAGCTGCAAATTCATGTGCAGAAGAAAGAAACTTTGGGAATTGACAACGTTTATCAACAGATGAACAATTGTAGTGGTCTGCAACGTTATGATGATGTAGAGAGATATGAGCCTAG AACTGAAGCTTGGGCGGAAGCATCAAACAGTATAGTGAAGAAATCGCAGGTGGAGCGAGCAAAGTCGCACAAATTGCGAAGCGACATTGACAGCGCTATAAATGTGATAGGCTGCGAGATATTTGAGGCCTGGACTGAAACCAATAAAGCGCTGGACAGACGAGCTGCTGAAATGTTGGAAGCGAAAGAAAAGTTACAAACGCACCTGCACAAG ATTTTAGAAGAGATCTATAACGCTGAGAAGAGTATAGTATTAATGCAAAAAACCATCGCCgataaaattccaaaattgAAAGTTACGCACACGCGACTGGAGATTCGGACGCACCGACCAGAAATTGAACTATGCAAGGATGAAGCTCAACTCAG GATGCTCAAAGAAGTAGaggatattaataaaataatgtataatatgaaCATGAAACTGCAACAGACTGAGGCACAGCATCAGCAACTCTTGCGAACGAAATCTAATTTAGAAAGCAATTTGAAGTCCAAGACAGATGCACTATTCATCGATAAAGAAAAGTGTATGGGACTCAGAAGGAGCTGCCCGATTTTCTCGACTATAAAACGCTGA
- the LOC105193113 gene encoding uncharacterized protein LOC105193113, producing the protein MTDGTGKPSSLTRASFFALLAVCQLALGRACTPAVLWCSHESLDYDAAYRAAPSSPLQKVTSEEFEKSLSQFNVTEPAVITEELCIEDLRNSKVLSNATNGSKIVYFPCVDTPDTVLLKVYKQIKVIEDINDDHEFNMVLKDIDSSGCILLTGKQCRYSHTERIKREALADNSTEFKIKTNKVLLYSAKPLSFKAPDKDDAVQLESKAASATSRTEKETTILTIKFTNVEEIGSLTLEFYFVVKSIGYYTLKNVTYDIDNKINVLSTMRDISFPFGFSYHCSPETAFVNSTTSYLKLTEMQVQVDHKNATFSDAYDCVGFTSIPIWMGIFVTVILGLIMIWALIMIMDIHTMDKFDDPKGKTITISSAE; encoded by the exons ATGACGGATGGTACTGGAAAGCCGAGCAGCTTGACCCGCGCGTCGTTCTTCGCGCTGCTCGCCGTCTGTCAGCTTGCTCTCGGTCGCGCCTGCACGCCCGCTGTGCTCTGGTGTTCGCACGAGTCGCTTGACTATGACGCGGCGTACCGAGCGGCGCCGTCCAGCCCGCTGCAGAAGGTGACGTCTGAGGAGTTCGAGAAGAGCCTGTCACAGTTCAACGTCACCGAGCCGGCGGTCATCACCGAGGAACTTTGCATCGAGGATCTGCGGAACAGCAAG GTGCTGTCAAATGCCACCAATGGGTCGAAAATAGTTTACTTTCCATGTGTCGACACACCTGACACGGTTCTCCTCAAGGTCTACAAGCAGATAAAAGTGATAGAAGATATAAATGATGATCACGAGTTCAACATGGTCCTTAAGGACATTGATTCGAGTGGATGCATATTACTTACAGGAAAACAATGCCGTTACAGTCACACTGAACGAATAAAGAGGGAGGCACTTGCAGACAACTCTACAGAGTTCAAGATAAAAACGAATAAAGTCCTCCTGTATTCGGCTAAGCCACTATCATTCAAG GCACCCGACAAAGATGATGCAGTGCAACTTGAATCAAAGGCTGCCAGTGCAACAAGTCGTACAGAGAAGGAAACCACAATCCTGACCATCAAGTTCACTAATGTCGAGGAAATTGGCAGTCTAACGCTAGAGTTCTACTTCGTGGTCAAAAGCATCGGCTATTATACGTTGAAAAACGTGACTTACGACatcgacaacaaaataaatgttctatCTACCATGCGGGACATCTCCTTCCCGTTCGGTTTCTCTTACCATTGCTCGCCAGAAACCGCTTTTGTGAACAGTACCACGTCGTACTTAAAGCTCACGGAAATGCAAGTACAGGTCGATCACAAAAACGCGACGTTTAGCGACGCGTACGACTGCGTTGGTTTTACCAGTATACCGATCTGGATGGGGATATTCGTGACGGTGATATTGGGTCTGATCATGATATGGGCACTCATCATGATCATGGACATCCATACGATGGACAAATTTGATGATCCTAAGGGGAAAACTATCACAATCTCCAGCGCGGAAtag
- the LOC105193112 gene encoding heparanase isoform X2 codes for MGYYCAWGDAKMMCSSEEEGYENRVDVEQKRGGRALNTHGEALPGPAPPISDDTDRQFWAEDELSSSESRQRLNVKRKRRRSVSYRNRAANKSRSRAPHSSNSSSDSNDAETSPKGITVRSLLCFTALGLCSTLLILSLWNSNLHSPIRTYVFHFDRQQPLLHIVSNKFLSFGLDTSLLRAMDELPIGQEKFINLARHLSPAYVRVGGTSADCLIFVQNQMEQSFSEKILSPVDGQDISNFTISGTDLLAIYDFTAKSELQMIFDLNVLLRNPDGSWNDSNAQEIIAFAKNQGMTLDWQLGNEPNSFKHVFNVTVPATELAKNYDHLRQLLDEAGYVNSILVGPEVNHVGDNNQMGEQYAKTFLSSQKYTVNYVTWHQYYLNGREAKVNDFVHPVTFNWLPAQIKSMKQFITESGKNVSMWLSETSTAFGGGAPELSDRFVAGFLWLDKLGYSAKAGLNVVTRQSLFGGNYAMVSPDLVPNPDWWVSVFYKQFVSEKVLELVTPNNFGYVRLYAHCTPEKALIARVPAITVYGMNIDKTAAYVDLSNLFVRSKMSKTVKIFYYVLTADCLQSSEIKLNNEAEALKLRSNGDLPPFRPVILDTTVPVLLPPYSMVFMILHGLDVPACSA; via the exons ATGGGTTACTATTGTGCTTGGGGGGACGCGAAGATGATGTGCAGCTCCGAGGAGGAGGGTTATGAAAATCGTGTCGACGTTGAACAGAAGAGAGGAGGACGCGCTTTGAATACCCATGGAGAAGCT CTACCCGGTCCAGCTCCACCAATCTCAGACGATACCGATCGGCAATTCTGGGCGGAGGACGAGCTGAGCAGCTCGGAATCACGGCAAAGATTAAACGTGAAGAGGAAGCGCCGACGTAGCGTTTCCTATAGGAACCGTGCCGCGAATAAGAGTCGATCTCGTGCACCCCATTCCTCGAATTCCAGCTCCGATTCGAACGATGCGGAAACCTCGCCTAAAG GCATAACTGTACGCTCCTTACTTTGCTTTACTGCATTAGGCCTTTGCTCAACACTATTGATTCTCTCATTATGGAACTCCAATCTCCATAGTCCTATCCGCACCTATGTGTTCCATTTCGACAGACAGCAGCCTCTGTTACACATAGTCTCCAACAAATTCTTGTCGTTTGGACTCGACACATCCTTACTTCGAGCAATGGATGAGTTACCCATTGGACAAgagaaatttatcaatttggCTCGTCACCTGAGCCCTGCTTATGTCAGAGTGGGTGGAACCTCGGCAGATTGTTTGATATTTGTTCAGAATCAG ATGGAACAAAGTTTTTCCGAGAAGATTCTCAGCCCTGTGGACGGCCAGGACATTAGCAACTTTACCATTTCTGGCACGGATCTGCTCGCTATCTATGATTTTACGGCAAAGTCGGAATTACAAATGATCTTCGATCTGAATGTATTGCTAAGAAATCCAGATGGATCATGGAATGACAGTAACGCTCAGGAGATTATTGCATTCGCTAAAAATCAAGGCATGACTCTAGACTGGCAATTAGGAAATG AACCAAATTCCTTTAAACATGTGTTCAATGTGACAGTTCCTGCGACTGAACTCGCAAAGAATTATGATCATTTGAGGCAATTGCTAGACGAAGCAGGATATGTTAACAGCATTCTCGTTGGACCAGAAGTGAATCATGTTGGAGATAATAATCAAATGGGAGAGCAATATGCCAAGACGTTTTTAAGTAGTCAAAAGTACACTGTAAATTATGTTACTTGGCATCAGTATTATTTAAACGGACGAGAGGCTAAAGTTAATGATTTCGTGCATCCTGTCACATTCAACTGGTTACCGGCGCAAATCAAGTCCATGAAACAATTCATTACCGAGTCGGGGAAAAACGTTTCTATGTGGCTGT CAGAGACCAGTACCGCGTTCGGTGGAGGCGCGCCCGAATTATCCGACAGATTCGTAGCCGGATTTTTATGGTTGGACAAATTGGGATACAGCGCTAAGGCCGGATTAAACGTCGTCACGAGACAATCGTTATTCGGCGGAAATTACGCTATGGTTTCGCCGGATCTCGTACCAAATCCCGACTGGTGGGTCAGCGTCTTCTATAAACAATTCGTATCAGAAAAGGTCTTGGAATTGGTTACGCCCAACAATTTCGGCTACGTACGATTGTATGCGCATTGCACGCCAGAGAAAGCGTTAATTGCCAGAGTACCGGCTATCACGGTGTACGGAATGAATATAGACAAGACCGCAGCCTACGTGGATTTATCAAACTTGTTTGTACGGAGCAAAATGAGCAAAACTGTCAAGATTTTCTATTACGTCCTGACAGCTGATTGTTTACAGTCCAG CGAAATAAAACTGAATAACGAAGCTGAAGCGTTGAAGTTGCGATCGAATGGAGATTTGCCGCCGTTTCGACCTGTGATATTGGATACTACGGTTCCCGTGCTTTTACCACCATATTCTATGGTGTTCATGATACTTCATGGTCTCGATGTTCCTGCATGTTCGGCATGA
- the LOC105193112 gene encoding heparanase isoform X1 has translation MSYFANNDWGKSRYQEYHDPNDLRVRRSITVRSLLCFTALGLCSTLLILSLWNSNLHSPIRTYVFHFDRQQPLLHIVSNKFLSFGLDTSLLRAMDELPIGQEKFINLARHLSPAYVRVGGTSADCLIFVQNQMEQSFSEKILSPVDGQDISNFTISGTDLLAIYDFTAKSELQMIFDLNVLLRNPDGSWNDSNAQEIIAFAKNQGMTLDWQLGNEPNSFKHVFNVTVPATELAKNYDHLRQLLDEAGYVNSILVGPEVNHVGDNNQMGEQYAKTFLSSQKYTVNYVTWHQYYLNGREAKVNDFVHPVTFNWLPAQIKSMKQFITESGKNVSMWLSETSTAFGGGAPELSDRFVAGFLWLDKLGYSAKAGLNVVTRQSLFGGNYAMVSPDLVPNPDWWVSVFYKQFVSEKVLELVTPNNFGYVRLYAHCTPEKALIARVPAITVYGMNIDKTAAYVDLSNLFVRSKMSKTVKIFYYVLTADCLQSSEIKLNNEAEALKLRSNGDLPPFRPVILDTTVPVLLPPYSMVFMILHGLDVPACSA, from the exons ATGAGCTACTTCGCAAATAACGACTGGGGCAAGAGCCGGTATCAGGAATATCATGATCCAAACGACTTACGCGTACGTAGAA GCATAACTGTACGCTCCTTACTTTGCTTTACTGCATTAGGCCTTTGCTCAACACTATTGATTCTCTCATTATGGAACTCCAATCTCCATAGTCCTATCCGCACCTATGTGTTCCATTTCGACAGACAGCAGCCTCTGTTACACATAGTCTCCAACAAATTCTTGTCGTTTGGACTCGACACATCCTTACTTCGAGCAATGGATGAGTTACCCATTGGACAAgagaaatttatcaatttggCTCGTCACCTGAGCCCTGCTTATGTCAGAGTGGGTGGAACCTCGGCAGATTGTTTGATATTTGTTCAGAATCAG ATGGAACAAAGTTTTTCCGAGAAGATTCTCAGCCCTGTGGACGGCCAGGACATTAGCAACTTTACCATTTCTGGCACGGATCTGCTCGCTATCTATGATTTTACGGCAAAGTCGGAATTACAAATGATCTTCGATCTGAATGTATTGCTAAGAAATCCAGATGGATCATGGAATGACAGTAACGCTCAGGAGATTATTGCATTCGCTAAAAATCAAGGCATGACTCTAGACTGGCAATTAGGAAATG AACCAAATTCCTTTAAACATGTGTTCAATGTGACAGTTCCTGCGACTGAACTCGCAAAGAATTATGATCATTTGAGGCAATTGCTAGACGAAGCAGGATATGTTAACAGCATTCTCGTTGGACCAGAAGTGAATCATGTTGGAGATAATAATCAAATGGGAGAGCAATATGCCAAGACGTTTTTAAGTAGTCAAAAGTACACTGTAAATTATGTTACTTGGCATCAGTATTATTTAAACGGACGAGAGGCTAAAGTTAATGATTTCGTGCATCCTGTCACATTCAACTGGTTACCGGCGCAAATCAAGTCCATGAAACAATTCATTACCGAGTCGGGGAAAAACGTTTCTATGTGGCTGT CAGAGACCAGTACCGCGTTCGGTGGAGGCGCGCCCGAATTATCCGACAGATTCGTAGCCGGATTTTTATGGTTGGACAAATTGGGATACAGCGCTAAGGCCGGATTAAACGTCGTCACGAGACAATCGTTATTCGGCGGAAATTACGCTATGGTTTCGCCGGATCTCGTACCAAATCCCGACTGGTGGGTCAGCGTCTTCTATAAACAATTCGTATCAGAAAAGGTCTTGGAATTGGTTACGCCCAACAATTTCGGCTACGTACGATTGTATGCGCATTGCACGCCAGAGAAAGCGTTAATTGCCAGAGTACCGGCTATCACGGTGTACGGAATGAATATAGACAAGACCGCAGCCTACGTGGATTTATCAAACTTGTTTGTACGGAGCAAAATGAGCAAAACTGTCAAGATTTTCTATTACGTCCTGACAGCTGATTGTTTACAGTCCAG CGAAATAAAACTGAATAACGAAGCTGAAGCGTTGAAGTTGCGATCGAATGGAGATTTGCCGCCGTTTCGACCTGTGATATTGGATACTACGGTTCCCGTGCTTTTACCACCATATTCTATGGTGTTCATGATACTTCATGGTCTCGATGTTCCTGCATGTTCGGCATGA